TTTATTTATAACAGATTAACATCCATAAATGTTTTATTGTATTTATGATAAATTAAATTCAGTAAAAATAAACGGCAAATATACTGATGATTGTAAATTATCAGTATATTTGCCGATAAAGCTCTTTTTATGAATTACGGAACGATTTCAGGTGATATCATTTCTTCCACTTCTCTTTCCGGTAATGATAAAAGAAGATTGGAGAAGGGCATTACCGGTTTATTTGAAGATCTTACCAATAGATATGCCGCTGCAGGATTCTATGCCCGGCTTGTTCAGGGGGATCATGTGGAGTGTGCCATGAGCGCTCCAGAATTTGTGCTCCGTCTGGCCCTGATAATTAAAACTTATATCAAATCGTTGGAGTTACCGAAGGATGAACCCAGGGATAAGCGAATTGAACGGTTTAAAGAGCATGGTCTCCGACTGGCTGCGGCTGTGGCTCCTCTGGATACATTGGACAGAAAAGCGGGTATAATAGATGGAGAAGCCATAGAACTGTCCGGGAGAGCCATAAAAAATATGGATACTTCAGACAAACAAAAAGTGATCATTAAAGATACCATGTTTTTTTGTTCACCGGATAAAGGGACAGAGGAACAGTTTGCGCCGGTGTTTGCTCTTCTGGATGTATTGCTCTCTAAATGTTCAGCAAAACAATGCCGGGTAATTTATTATAAGTTGCTGGGATATAATGAAGGAGAAATTGCCAAGATACTGAAAAAATATCAGTCTACTATTAATCAGCACTCTACTGCTGCCGGATGGCATGCTATTGAAAAATCTGTGAAATATTTTGAAAAAATAATCCTATGACCCTGCTTTATAAACTATTAATATTACAGTTTACAGCCCATATACTGGCTGATTTTATGCTTCAGGAGAAAAACTGGATTGACCATAAGGAGAAAAAACTCTTCGCCAAACAACATGTGTGGCATGCCCTCATTATTTTTATCACCTCATGGGCTTTGTCTTTTCATATTGGATTTTGGAAAGGGGCGCTGGTTATTTCGGTACTTCACCTGGGTATGGATATTCTGAAAAGCCTTTTTAAGGTGAGAAAAGATAAAAATTATTTTTTTCTTGATCAGTTTGTTCATTTAATTATCCTGGTTGTAATTTCTACGCTTTATGTGCACTATTTCGGGTATGCGTTACCTTTTGGTGCTGACGTAAAAATATTGGCAGCGATTTCTGCTGTTGTGCTTTGTCTGAAACCGTCCAACATCATCATCAAAAATCTGCTGGATGTTTTTGATATTGAAGCCCCAAAGGAGAAAGGAGTGAGGAAAAATGCGGTGGATCAGGAAGAAGAAGCTAAAGGTTTGCCCAATGCAGGTAAGCTTATTGGTATTGTTGAACGTCTGCTGGCTTTCATGCTCATCCTTTCAGGCCAATATAGCGCTGTAGGATTCATTTTTGCTGCAAAATCCATATTAAGATTTCGGAATACGAAACATTCTGAATATGTGCTTGTAGGTTCCCTGTTGAGTTTTGGAATTGCCATTTTTTTGGCATTGGGTGTGTCTGAAATTTAATTTATCGGCAAATAAACCGATAAACTATAATTATCGGTTTATTTGCCGATTTTTAATTTCATTTGCCTATTATTGTCCGTTATTGCTTTGCTTTGTTTTCATTCCCGCACCATTTTCTGTATATTCTTTTTCTTGGTTTCCAGCGGAATACGTATTATTCTGATATTCCCGGGTACTGCTGGAGCTGTGGTTTCCATTTCCTGAGCCGGCATTAACGGAAGATTTGCTTGTCGTTTGAAAACCGGAATTTTGCCTTTCCTCAATAGAGAAGTAAGAGATGATCTGAATGTTCTCAACAATTTCTCTAAGTTTGTAAACCATTTGATTGATGGCTTGACCCAGCGTGCCAATCTCGTCGTTCTGCCTGATATCAGCCCGGACTTTAAGATTTCCTTCTGACACTTCCCTGGCAATGTCTCTCAGTTCTTTCAGGGGATTAACCAGTCGACCCACAAAAAATATAAGCAACACTTCCTCCGAACCCACAGAATAATAAAAGGGATCGATAATAACCTCACACCTATATGGAGGTTTTTTTCAAAGGATATAAGATGACCGGTGATGTAAATCATCGTGAGGGAGTAATATATATCATATAATCAGAATATAATGGAAAGAAAAAGCCGGTTGAACACATGTTTCAACCGGCCCGGAAAAGTGTTTTTTGAGAAGTGAAGATTACTCAGAAAGGCACAATCTGATATTATTCCTGCGCTGCCTCTTTTACCATCTGACTGGCATATCCCCATTCATTATCATACCAGCTCATGATCTTAACCAGATCTCCGTCAACTACCTGGGTCATGGTTAGATCCACAACAGAAGCCCGGGGATCCTTAACGATATCAGCAGATACAATACCATCTTCGGTAACTCCCAGAATATCTTTATATCTTTTGCTCCGTGCTTCTTCACGGAAGATGTCGTTGAGCTCCTTCCTGTCTGTAGGTTTGCTGGTAACGAATACAATATCTGCCAGACTTCCTGCAGGTATGGGTACCCTCACAGCCACTCCGTTAAATTTTCCCTTGATATCGGGAAGCGCTTTGGCAGAAGCCGTTGCTGCACCTGTAGTGGTAGGAACCATATTGGCGGCACCCGCTCTTCCACGTTTGAATTTTGTGGCCGGAGTATCAACGAGGCTTTGAGTAGACGTATAGGCATGAATGGTGCTCATGGTGGCTTTTTCTATACCTATCCTTCGTTTCATGACCTCCACAACCGGCGTTATACAATTGGTAGTGCAACTGGCACATGAGATGATTTGTTTGTTTCCTTCATTTTTATTGACACCATGCACCACGGTTTGCATTTCTTCGCTTTTCGTGGGAGCTGACAAAATTACCTGTTTTGCCCCGGCGTCCAGATGCTTTTGCAGTTCTTCGGTTTTTGTAAATAATCCCGTGCATTCAAACACTACATCAATATCATGAGATTTCCACGGCAATTGGGAGGGATCCTTTTCACTGTAATAGTAGAATCCATAGTCTTCTATGGCAATGCTTTTTGCATCCTTGCTTCTGCATACCTCTTTTTCATACCGGCCGTACACGGTATCATATTTTAACAGATAAACCATGTTGGCAATTGGCGCTATATCATTCACTGCGACCAGTTCCATATCCGATCGCTCCATGATTATTTTGAGCGTCGCCCGTCCAATTCGTCCGAGTCCATTAATAGCAACTTTTTTCATACTAACCTCCGTTTTTTATTTATAGATTGTTATCATTATTAGAACCGAAATCGTTCAAAATATTTGTGATTGGTTGAGTAGAACCTGAGGGGCCATGCATGCTCCTTTGATTAACTGCAGTCAATTCATGTTTAAGTAGGACAAATTCAGATAGTTTTTTGTTTGGGCTGAAAATACTTTTCCGGGAAGATTGTTGCTGAGATAGAGTATTGAGGAGGCTTTTCACTTCCGAATAAGGACAATAGGTTTTGAAAACCGTATACAATTCGGCTGAATTTCAAGCGCCATAGGAGTCTCCAAAGCCATGAATTTATTCCCAATGCAGGGAGAAGGTATTATCTTGATTTAATACAACGCTTGTTCCGAGTTTTTTTCCTTCTCTGTTCAGCATGGAGCTGAGCCATTCGGCATCTTTTCCTGAAACGTGATTGAGCCTGAGATTTCTGATCTGCATGGGAACGATTTTCATGGAGATCAGGTTGCCGTTTTCGGGATGGATTTTTGGAAAATACATCAGCGTAAGGTCGTCGCGGTATTGATTGTGCCCGCTAATGCCTTCATAGTCGTTTATGAAATCACCGGCTCCGTATAGAATCAGCTTGTTTTTATATACTTCAATACCCCTGGGATGATGCGATGAATGTCCATGTATCACATCCACATCTGCCTCATCTATTAATCGGTGGGCAAATTTACGCTGACGTGCGGGTATCTCATAGCCCCAATTATCGCCCCAGTGTATGGAAAATACCACAATATCTCCGGGTTGCTTTGTGGATTGAACGTCCTGTTTGATTCTTTTCAAAGAACTCGTATCCAGATGGGAAAGCAGGTTTACCCCGGATTGCTCTGAAGTGGCCTTCCAGTTTTGTAATAGTCCGCTGGTTGGAGAACCATAAGCTAAAACGATTACCCGCTGTTCTTCATTGTTCAAAACGGCCAGCTTACGTGCATCTTTCAGGTTCTTTCCGGCGCCGGCATACTGAATCCCTTTATTTTCAAGGTTTTTTAAAGTCTCAAGAAGCCCCTCCCTGCCCCAGTCCATGATGTGGTTATTGGCAAGCGAGCAAAAATCGA
The DNA window shown above is from Bacteroidales bacterium and carries:
- a CDS encoding DUF3307 domain-containing protein; translation: MTLLYKLLILQFTAHILADFMLQEKNWIDHKEKKLFAKQHVWHALIIFITSWALSFHIGFWKGALVISVLHLGMDILKSLFKVRKDKNYFFLDQFVHLIILVVISTLYVHYFGYALPFGADVKILAAISAVVLCLKPSNIIIKNLLDVFDIEAPKEKGVRKNAVDQEEEAKGLPNAGKLIGIVERLLAFMLILSGQYSAVGFIFAAKSILRFRNTKHSEYVLVGSLLSFGIAIFLALGVSEI
- a CDS encoding HAMP domain-containing protein — encoded protein: MLLIFFVGRLVNPLKELRDIAREVSEGNLKVRADIRQNDEIGTLGQAINQMVYKLREIVENIQIISYFSIEERQNSGFQTTSKSSVNAGSGNGNHSSSSTREYQNNTYSAGNQEKEYTENGAGMKTKQSNNGQ
- the gap gene encoding type I glyceraldehyde-3-phosphate dehydrogenase, which codes for MKKVAINGLGRIGRATLKIIMERSDMELVAVNDIAPIANMVYLLKYDTVYGRYEKEVCRSKDAKSIAIEDYGFYYYSEKDPSQLPWKSHDIDVVFECTGLFTKTEELQKHLDAGAKQVILSAPTKSEEMQTVVHGVNKNEGNKQIISCASCTTNCITPVVEVMKRRIGIEKATMSTIHAYTSTQSLVDTPATKFKRGRAGAANMVPTTTGAATASAKALPDIKGKFNGVAVRVPIPAGSLADIVFVTSKPTDRKELNDIFREEARSKRYKDILGVTEDGIVSADIVKDPRASVVDLTMTQVVDGDLVKIMSWYDNEWGYASQMVKEAAQE
- a CDS encoding CapA family protein — translated: MLPKLIIILTGILLLPGSSVIQELAEPSINIPVFHSSSSAITLFLCGDVMTGRGVDQIFPQSVDPRIYESYVKDARDYVRLAEQEKGSIDKPVSYDYIWGDAQEVWEQINPTFKIINLETSITAHDEPWPGKGIHYRMHPGNTKVLTEAGIDFCSLANNHIMDWGREGLLETLKNLENKGIQYAGAGKNLKDARKLAVLNNEEQRVIVLAYGSPTSGLLQNWKATSEQSGVNLLSHLDTSSLKRIKQDVQSTKQPGDIVVFSIHWGDNWGYEIPARQRKFAHRLIDEADVDVIHGHSSHHPRGIEVYKNKLILYGAGDFINDYEGISGHNQYRDDLTLMYFPKIHPENGNLISMKIVPMQIRNLRLNHVSGKDAEWLSSMLNREGKKLGTSVVLNQDNTFSLHWE